Proteins from a genomic interval of Siniperca chuatsi isolate FFG_IHB_CAS linkage group LG10, ASM2008510v1, whole genome shotgun sequence:
- the cd40 gene encoding tumor necrosis factor receptor superfamily member 5 encodes MLRFTTHFTKMHLLLMVMWAFMAMTAAQSRCDPLTQYDKNGQCCKKCVPGTRMTSLGTCLEPQCIECEQNEYQDEYTIEDKCHLQPYCDKHKNFQVNVHESKTQRSTCMCQSGFHCSSNACLTCVAHTTCAPGHGAQSEGNHMHDTVCQKCPEGTFSNETSWDGVCKKWTQCENGYHIQQSGTDISDNICVETSRKHVVVISVVVLVIFVVFISAVMYWMCKVFGKQGDSKGKVKGCVESCLVFKKEPLKDSGVLIAVPTNETEEESMLTEVQTSQEEASERTPEENEDEPSQAMSTEHSFRTENGNYVTQENGKTEILSRQESQTQTFTD; translated from the exons ATGCTGCGATTTACAACACATTTCACTAAGATGCATCTTCTGCTGATGGTGATGTGGGCTTTTATG GCGATGACGGCTGCTCAGTCCCGTTGTGACCCTCTAACTCAATATGATAAGAATGGCCAGTGCTGCAAAAAGTGTGTTCCAG GCACCAGAATGACGTCCCTTGGCACATGTCTGGAACCTCAGTGCATAGAATGTGAGCAGAATGAATATCAGGATGAATACACAATTGAAGACAAATGTCACCTTCAGCCATACTGTGACAAAC ataaaaactttCAGGTTAACGTCCATGAGAGCAAGACGCAGCGAAGCACCTGCATGTGTCAATCCGGATTTCACTGCTCCAGTAATGCTTGCCTAACCTGTGTGGCGCACACAACCTGTGCACCAGGACATGGGGCTCAGTCCGAAG GCAATCATATGCATGACACAGTGTGTCAGAAATGCCCTGAAGGCACATTTTCCAACGAGACCTCATGGGACGGTGTCTGTAAGAAATGGACACA ATGTGAGAATGGATACCATATTCAACAAAGCGGAACAGACATATCTGACAACATCTGTG TGGAAACCTCACGGAAGCATGTGGTTGTGATCAGCGTTGTGGTTCTTGTGATCTTCGTTGTATTTATATCTGCAGTCATGTATTGGATGTGCAAAG TGTTTGGTAAACAAGGAGATTCAAAAGGAAAAGTGAAG GGCTGTGTGGAATCATGCCTGGTATTTAAAAAAGAGCCTCTGAAAGACAGCGGTGTTCTAATAGCAGTCCCAACTAATGAGACTGAGGAAGAGTCCATGTTGACTGAGGTGCAGACCTCACAAGAAGAGGCTTCTGAAAGGACACCGGAGGAAAACGAGGACGAGCCAAGCCAGGCGATGTCAACAGAACATAGTTTCCGTACTGAAAACGGAAACTATGTGACACAAGAGAATGGGAAAACAGAAATCCTCTCCCGACAGGAATCACAAACGCAGACATTTACAGACTGA
- the irx7 gene encoding iroquois homeobox 7, protein MPASQTGFGNFFLERNISMPTGYQIPVLGCPPGVQQQQAQQLAAMAAGVPITYSGLQGYNFIPYPHHRHITHMNNGFDLKAASPYHHALLARGGAFYPPYRPGAAEDPSRVAKVATRESTGALKAWLNEHLKNPYPTKGEKIMLAIITKMSLTQVSTWFANARRRLKKENRVSWASKGKSDEEDEDHEVESDDDDSSLQKCHLDERDEAEPQTDRANTDEQVESALDSSAPVDVRLEMSQQPSSEHEAGELTLVKKVEKSDSDHTPSALESKENIVSQKPKIWSLAETATSETVKKPLDNIYHPAGKLWAEWASRNGLFVPSCYTTREIV, encoded by the exons ATGCCCGCATCGCAAACTGGATTTGGCAACTTCTTCTTGGAGAGGAACATCAGCATGCCGACTGGATATCAGATTCCGGTGCTGGGATGCCCACCGGGTGTGCAACAGCAGCAGGCTCAGCAGCTGGCAGCGATGGCAGCTGGGGTTCCCATAACATACTCAGGACTACAAGGATACAACTTTATCCCATATCCTCACCACAGGCACATCACACACATG AACAACGGTTTCGACTTGAAGGCCGCCTCTCCCTACCACCACGCGCTGCTAGCTCGCGGGGGAGCTTTCTACCCACCGTACCGTCCGGGAGCAGCCGAGGATCCCAGTAGGGTCGCCAAGGTGGCCACCCGAGAGAGCACCGGGGCGCTGAAGGCCTGGCTGAACGAGCACCTGAAGAACCCGTATCCGACCAAGGGCGAGAAGATCATGCTCGCCATCATCACTAAAATGAGCCTCACGCAGGTCTCCACCTGGTTCGCCAACGCAAGGCGACGCCTGAAGAAGGAGAACAGGGTCAGCTGGGCGTCTAAGGGGAAATcagatgaggaggatgaggatcATGAGGTAGAGAGCGACGATGACGACAGTTCTCTGCAGAAATGTCATTTGGATGAGCGGGACGAGGCAGAGCCTCAAACTGACCGCGCAAACACAGACGAGCAGGTCGAGAGCGCGCTGGACAGCTCAGCACCTGTGGATGTGCGTTTGGAGATGTCGCAGCAGCCAAGCAGCGAGCATGAAGCTGGAGAACTTACACTTGTCAAGAAAGTTGAAAAGAGTGACTCTGATCACACGCCATCCGCTTTGGAAAGTAAAGAAAACATTGTCAGTCAGAAACCCAAAATCTGGTCTTTAGCAGAGACCGCCACCTCGGAGACTGTGAAGAAACCTCTGGACAATATTTACCACCCGGCCGGAAAGCTGTGGGCTGAATGGGCTTCAAGAAACGGACTATTTGTTCCGTCATGTTACACCACTCGTGAAATTGTCTAA